The DNA segment gggccggttttaattgatccggattagcgggcctctactgtatgtatataactgtcTCAAGTTAacattaaagtttataaatattgaatctTCGATTTTACGATTTATATCCACTTTCATTGCGAAAACAAAATggatttttggttatttttttggaaggggcatgttatttaatatataaatacaaaaactgcATTTACAGATTTACATGTACTTTTATAatcggaaattttattttgtaaaataatgacttcccaaaaaattttaaattattgtcaaaaccttatttctttcataatttctgggcaaatgtattttaaaaGGTCGTGTGAAATTTTTAGCCATTTCAGAGAAATTTTCCAcaccgactctgaaaacagTGTTGCAGGAAAGTggtgtttaaaattttggaaacccATTAAACTAACTTtaaaaattcttgcaaatacgCTCATATATCTGAAACTATTTGCCGGATAAtactttcaaatatatgtatgtacatttgaatTACAGGAAATATATCGATGTTTTGAAATTCACAAGCTGACTTAACCCCTTAAGGTAAAAAAACACCATATAATattataactttaaaaatttgaaattatattttggggtttttaatttcaacatGACTACTATTAtgacattaaacatattataacaaaggagctcttaatattattatattatatttacatagttttagttatgaaagttttttaagaaattgcAATTGGACGACCAAATActgtaagtatacatatatactactatATAACAGTCTCCGGCcggattaaaatttgtttttgctaagttataaatcttattttcagagctacttatattttattagaaatcctttatttttacatacttGCTAAAACGAATCTATTGATCACTGGGTGGTGGGCAACTTTAACACTCTTAATACGCTTTGGTTATAGCTTATTCAACACCATACACTATGCTTACAATGttggtgtttttatttttgttgggtTGCACACAAGTTCCATTGACATTGCCAAATGTTTCTCTGTACGCTGATATGATTTTTACGTGCTCACAATGTTAAAATCCGAATACATAAGAGTAACCAATAACGCTGATTGTCGCGCGCATGCGCAATCCACACCTCGAGCACTAAGTTACAAGTAAGCGCTAAAGTAGTCTTTTCATCTTTATTGGTCAATTGCAAGTGAATGTTGCCTTGTCACTTTACAACTAAGATGCATTGATATGCAAAATAAACTATTTTGTCGCATGTTCATTCGAACCATTCATATATAttagtatgtagtatataagCGATCATCCACAAAAACATACCCATATTATGTCTACCACTCTTTGCATTCCCATTACTTCTGCACGACGCTAATACCCAAAGTGGgcaaattaaattgaaagtgcATAGTCAGAGTTTAGACGCGACAGTACAGTCAATCGGGAAAGATATGCGCATGACCGGCAGACACCATATTAAAATATACGGCATTCGCATAGACAGAGTTTCTAATGATCAAACAAACAAAGGTTGTCAAAACAAAGCACactaaaatgtttaatatttttttactcttcTTAATGACTTTGTAATTGGCTACTTAGTGAAAATTGTGcagaaaatgaaagtgaaattacGGAGTTAatcgattttataatttttgttatgttgCAGACGTTAAACACAGCAGTGGTGCAGATCTACAAAACGGAGGGTTCCGCACATTCGCATTGGAAGAAGAAGCATACTGGTGTCGTGTGTTTTGTAAAAGATAGCGCGAAAAGATCGTATTTCTTACGAGCTTACtgtttaataaaaaacgaaCAGATATGGGAACATGAGTTGTACGACGCCATGAAAATGATAAAGGCGCGACCTTTTCTTCTCACCTTCGAAGGCCAAGTAAGTCACATTAAATTAATAGACGTTAAATAACATTAGGAATGCGCATTTTATCCTTGCAAATAtgctttagttttattttaatatggaaaaaatattactgCCAAATTGAGAATAGTAAACCGGATGCTTGTCCTaactaaaaattgcaaaatattattcctaaattatatgaaaaaattcatatttcatagtttttaggattacatttgaaaaaaagtataaattttcaCAATCTTATTTTGAACttcatcaaattaaattttgcaattattttgtattaatactaaaaaataaatgagaattattccaaatttactaaagaaaattttaaagccCAATCGCTTCTAATTTTAAGGCCACCACTcactatatgtatttgtattgattCATATTGACTCTGCTCTTGGAAACAGcgaagaaaatatcaaaaaaaaatagttaaaaaaatatacaataatatgcttctatgtacatatatccattaaaaaatatcattgtGTATTAATATTGGAGTTTTTACGGAAGATAATCAAactaataacaaaaattgtacTCATTTTTCACTAGGATGGGCACGTAGGTTTGAATTTTGTTTCTGAGGAGGAGTGCGATTCCTTTTATAGAGCTGTGGACACAACAATTGAGACGAGAAATCGAAAGAAATTAGGTTAGAGCTCTGCTTTACgtcaattttaaaatagtttaatataaaaatgtcataaatgtttgtattcaatattttatgcaGAAAAACGGAATCGTGCTAAAGCACAAGCAGCCCCAAACATTCCCCCGCCGGTTAATAGGGACTCTACGAGACCAACGCCTGCGATCAGTCAAACGACAACGGACTCTAGCGTGCAATTGCGAAACCATcctcaaaaaattaattcggtTACACTAACTCCTGGACCTAACCCGGTGGCAACATCAAAGAATTTTCTCAGCAGTAGTTTTGGTCTCTCAGGCTCATCATCCGGGAAGGACAAGAAGAGAAAAGTTACAAAGGCTGATATAAGTACACCGACAAATTTTGTGCACATAAGTCATCTCGGTTGGGATGCAGATAAGGGTTTCGATATAACGGGCAATGAGAATGACGAAGTACTCACAAGTTTCTTTGCCAAAGCTGGTGTATCTGAAAATGAGCTGAAAGATCGTGATACGCGTGCATTCATCTACGACTTTATTCAGAGTAATAATGTGTTAGCATCGGTAAAATCGGAGCGCGTTGAATCGCCAAAATCTACTGCTCCCGCTGTGCCTCCACCTGTGCCAAGCCGTCACCAGcatgtaagttaaaaaaaaaaacaagaaatggttccttatataaataataatatttatgaataattcaATCGCGATCAGCACCAAAATGGTTCAACTGTAAGCCAAAGAActgcaccaccaccaccgcctcCGGCAAGACAACCGCCTCCTCCGGTGCCCACAACAGTGCCAGGTGCGACACGTGCACCAGCACCACCCACTAGACCGCCACCCATAAACGTCGCTCCACCCCCACCAGCACCACCTCAAACCATAGTGGCTGCACCAGCCACAGCAGTAAGTCTCTCAACAATTTCCCCCAAATGTATTTtggtaatgtttttttaaattacagccGCCTCCTCCACCGCCACCgcctccaccaccaccaccggcAATAACAGAATCACCATTAACAAATACGACTGATGCACCGGCGGTAGAAACAAAGCGACCAACAGCAACATTGCCAGTTGTACCAGACGTTCGGAGTGCGCTCCTGGAGAGCATACGTAAGGGCAAGACATTAaaggtatttaaaaatattaaagtcattttatatatgtaaataaccgTTTTCATTTGAATGGTTGCAGAAAGTAGATACGACTGCACTAAGCACTGGCAGTGGGGATTCTCATAGTGATCTTATGTCCGAAATTCGCGGCGGATTTGAATTGAAGCCGTCACATGATCGCACGCCAGCTAATCGCAATAGCGATGACGCCACTGGTCCCGCCGGTAGCGATGCTCTGGCGGTCGCTTTAAGACGAGCATTGCTCGAACGGGAACGCGTCATGCAGCCGTCAGATGATGAAAACGACGATTCGTCTGGTAATGACGATGAATGGGAGGATTAAATGCTAAATTGGATAAGTAATTTGCAATAGAGTTGTGATGTAAACATCTGTACGTTAACaatgaaagaaatttataaacgATGAAAAAGATTGCATTATAAAGTCCAATACTTCATTGATATTTCGTTAACTAATTAAATTCTATCTAATGTATCTATGTATACATCTGTTACAGCGATCtaccatatgcatatgtatgtgtaattacatatttataccctgaaattataatttgacgtttgtaacatccagaaagaAAAGTCATaaaacctataaaatatacttatgtatggtatatgtaaACGATCAGAATGATAAACTGTATGTATgactgtatatacgcgaaataCTCTCTCAGTACTttagatatcgctctgaaattttccacacgtctctcccaaagaagctgctcatttgtcggaatcgccaaCGTCGAAacactataaaatatagctgccatacaaactgcactaCAGCATATACATAACTTTCATAAAAACGAATTGATCAAAATCCAGTctttgtatgcaaaacttttgtatttgataagatatattcatgaaatttggtatggattattgtccTACAgtacaatttccgaagaaattgtgtaGATCGGTCCggtatagcatacagctgtcacACAAAGCCCTATAAAAATCatactataaattttattatatcctTGTAAAAAATGCtcctgtgaaaggtattatggCTTCGGTGCTAcagaagttaatgttttttcttgtttttgtttaatttatggtTTCTGGAAATTGGTAATGCCAACagaaataatatattgaataaaggaaaaattataacTAAGGTGAGCGTAAATAAAGTTTAGAtatgtttcaaattattatttcttgtaATTCTAAAATACATGACACAGCATTGGGTTTATAAGCAATAAAGGTTGCCATTGCAATAACGCGCCAGCCTATTGCTacacatttcttaaaaaaaagcattaaattaattgttgacagtatacttacatacatagtacagATGTAAATTGCATATCCTTGCTCAATTAGAGGTTTAATTCTTTACCACTAAGTAGCTAATGTTagtataaagatataaaaatatttttatttatgaacaaaTCCAAAACAAGTGATAGACTTAGGGAATGTTACTTGgagtaaaacaaattttaacttGTATAGCATAACAAAAAGTCGACTTGAAAACTATAAACtattgtacaaaataaaatatataaatgtatattagtAAATGTGAAACTAAATCTGAAACATAGTAAACCCAATGAAGTGGTGAAGGGAAGTATACGCGTATGTATCGTATCGTATGTTAGTTAGCAAGATGAATTTTTAGTACTTTTACAATTGGGAAAATACTTGTATACAAGAAGACCAAAAGAGAAAAGCTTTTAGGGTCTGAAATCATACGATCAGTACATGAACACTTCTTAGCATAATTCAGAATGAAGATATAGATATGTACGTAGTACATTAGTTCTGATTTAAAAGAAATGTTGAAAAGAGCAAAAgcgaaaaactttaaaaacattattaaagccagttaattaatattttaagattcttcttttcaattttacattaattacgTGCGTCTGTATTTTGCGATTTTGTTATTCCTCTAGACGTTTAACATGTCCGAAAGCACAGCTTTGAGTGACTGATTAATCAAACAAATAgcttaaaaatagtatttaatttGACTTAGGCGTTCATCGATGGTATTTGAAACTTTGAAGTAAAAAAGCAAATCCTTGAAATCTAAaagagttttattttaaatataattttaaataccatatatgtacatacataggtcaTTGGTGTGCCAAAAAGTTATtcatagatttttaaaaattataaaaaatgtagaaattaagtaaattttgaaGCTAAGACAAAACGACTGGAGGCAAATGATCTTTACGTGGAGATCAGCTTCAATTCCGCAAGAACAATAATTACTTCCttgcaactacatacatacttatatggcACATGTGaagtttttcgaaattcaaaaaaattatcttttgcgtttataggtatgtatgcatttagttaaaatttgaaattcttacTTACATCACTTTTGCAAAGGTGCCTAGATACCCAATTAAAAAAGATGAACATTCTATTTTACTATACTGCAATttcaacatacacacacactttaaatgtttttattatgatatgaaattattttttgccaaTATCAGTAAAGAAATTGTGATTGTGAACTTCACTGAAACAGACCAGAATAAAACTGagctaatattaattatattaaataagtatACAGAAAAATTGATTGCACCAGCTATAAAGATGCACCCTGTATACAACGTAGAGCAATTAAACtcgaacaaaaccaaaatttattcaCACTGAGGTGCaaagtaaaaactaaataaatttaattaaaaataataaagaagcaATACtactaaatgtatatgtatatatacaagcatGCACactcatacttacatatatgtacatacataaaatttatttgcttttgaacTCTAGGTGTATAAttattaagtgaaaaaatataagttacagttaaaaaaatatcactttttcGGAAGTTTTCACTAGAATCGTTTAATTTAGCACCAATATTAACCATTATCTAATATAACTTAAGCTATGTAAGTTACTTGGTAACAAGAAcgcatttaatgcaaaaaattagtCATTTCTTTAGAGTGTAAAGAATTAGTTGCTATACAgctaataaacaaaaatcaagtatgtatacatattattttataaatgtcaACTTATGTCATTTCTGTCATAAATTCATATTGCTGACTATTATTacatattgaattaaaaataaacagcaaaatattgttttggtgaaatattttttcaaacgaaACTTCTAAgattattaacatatttattacaattatatGTATGGTTAACcaagttaaaatataataaataaaaagatattaaacTTACCAAAGATTTctactgttttgtttttgttgaattctTAAATATACGTTAAGCCAAAGCGTACTAAACCCTAAACTCTTAAACTTTCCGCTCCCACGACGGTCGAATTTTTTCTTCCcctacgacaacaacaataaatccTAAACTCTGGGCTTAAAAAGCCTTTAACAATTGTTGGCTagagtattaaattattattgccCAAAAGATTGAAATTCGAAGGTCAGAACTTAGAATGTTATGCCAGTTTATTTACctgtaaattgttttattttataatctcTTTTCGGTGACCATCACTGATGCTGGGAGATAATATAGTGCCTTACTCTGTGAATGGAAGTCACCTTGTCGTGGTGCATGGGTTAAGTCGCAAGGTATACCCGATGTTCATGTAGATAGTCAGAAGCATGCGTGCGGCAACCAAGAGCtgccacctcctaatccaggttGTTAGTCGAAACCGTGTTGTCATACCGTACGGtcgcatttttttttctctcgctAGTGCTGTTGTTGAGCATCTGCATTCTAGCGGTGTCTGTGTTATAACGCTACTTTACAGTTGTGCACTAAAAACTTGTTTACTGTTATTTTCTCGTTGTGTTTATGTCTTATTGTTAACTTGTGCTACATTCCTACATTTTTGCATACATAAGAAGTAATATTCTCACAATGCCCCCTGGAGCCAACAATCTGGATAATAGGTTTGCCCTATTATCCTCAGCCCAGAAGACTAAAAGAAAAAAGCCTGAACAATCAACGTTGGAACTATTTCCGGAACTCCCTATAACAAAGAAGGATGACCCCAAATACCTCGTCATTAAGTCGCGGGATGCCAGTAAACCTATTACATCCATCTCCTGCTTCGCGATTTATAAAGGTATTCAATCTATCAGTAAAGATATTAACAACATCTCGTCACTTCGCGATGGCAGCCTACTCCTCcttgtaaaaaatcaaaaaattgctGATAAATTCCTTTTCACTAAGAATCTACCCGGTGCAGGTGCTGTTGAAGTCGCTCTTCACAGCACCCTTAACTCAGTCAAGGGCACAATTTATGCCCCCTTTATTTGCCAACTTAGCGACGATGAAATAATTGAAGGTCTCAAGGAACAAGGTGTCTCTGCAGTCCATAAGTTTAACAAAATGGTTAAAGGCGTTCGTGTACCTACTGGTGCCGTATTATTAACATTCAATAAATATACACTTCCTAACAGAATTGAAGTAGCCTGGAGAACCCTAGATGTCCGTCCGTACTACCCTAATCCTATGCGCTGCAAAACTTATCAGCTATTAGGACACACCGCTAAACACTGCGATAAATCTCCTTCCTGTGTCATTTGCAACCTTCCTCCTAACCACTCTCCACCTTCTGATTGCACCAGAGTTTACTGCGCTAACTACGCAGGTGAACACCCCTCGTCCTCAAATGCTTGCCCTAAATTTATTCAatcgaaagaaatattaaatattaaaattatacacaAATGCACCATGCGGGACGCCATTACCATGTATAAAAATCAACTTCCTTCCACCCCATCCCCCTTCTCCTTCGCCAACGTGGCAAAAATGCAAACTAACAGCGATATAAATACAAACTCAAAAAATCCTAATAAAGATAATACTTCAATATCAAAAAATTCTAACCTCAATAATaacgcaacaacaactaaagctAACAACGATTCATCCTCCACCAACAATCCATTGCATCACATAGAACTTCCAGAAACTTCATAGAACTCCCCTCTTCTATACCCCCCACCCTTGAATTCTTTCCCCTCCCCATCTTTCTCTCCACTTTCTCACATCTCATCGCCCTCCTCACACACCTTATCTCCCCTGGCATCTTTTGCCATCTCTCCTCTTGCTCATAACACCTATCCAACCTCCTCCTCCCTTTCATCTCCGTCACCCTCGTTGATGGAACAATAAATTCCCATAACCTCacattattactttttctttatttttctatcCATGTTATCCATCCTTCAGTGGAATATCAACGGATACTTAAATAATTACATCGAACCTCagcaatattattaaatgaaacTCATCTTGCCAACAATATTGTGGATCATACCCCCAAGGCATATATAGGTTATTTTTATAACCTCCCCAGCAATACCACCAGCAAACAGGGAATAGCCATTCTGATCAACAGAAAAGTACCACATAACACCCTCCCCCCTACTCCTTCAAACATCTCCTCCCTCTCCATAGAAATTCTTTCTCCTTATAAACTCAACATTACTTGTACCTATTCTCCTCCTAATGAATCTTTCACTTTAAGTGATATCTGTCATCTCTTCCCGTCTGGATCTACTCCTTTCTTACTGGCCGGTGATTTTAACGCTTGGAGCCCCCTTTGGGGGTCTTCCTCAGCTAATCCGAAAGGTCGAATTATTGAAGATGTTATACTTAGTTCTAACTGCTTTGTTCTTAATGACGGTTCTCCCACccatttttccactcactctTCCTTTACACATATTGACCTATCGCTTTGTTCCCCATCCCTACTAACCAAAACCGAATGGCTCCGGATCGATGACCTACATGGtagcgatcacttccccattcTTTCTAAAATTTCCTCTTCCCATCATGCATCCCGGTTTAAGACTAGAGTATGCTTTAAAACAGACTTGGCTGATTGAGATAAGTTTGAACATTTCTGTGAATTTCATTCCCGTCTTTTCCCCACTTCATCCAATATCCATCAGGAGTCTTCacgtattcaaaaaattatccgttcTGCAGCCAATTATTCCATACCTCAGTCCTCCTCTAAATCAGTCAAACCTGCACCTCGTTGGTGGAATAGTGAACTTTGTGCGTttaggcaacaaaaacaatttgcttGGCACAAATTCAAGCGCACTCGTTCAAATGCTAACTTAATGCAATACAAAAAATCTAATGCGATTTTTCGTCGTAAGGCGAAAGCTGCTAAAGTTCTCTGTTTTCAAAAGTTCTCTAGCGAAATCAATTCCTCTTCTAACCCAAAAAAGATCTGGGCTGACATAAGGAGACTGTCTAGTTTAACCTCCTTTTCTCCGATTTCTTTCCTCAATTCTCCTCGTGGCAATCTTCTATATCCGCAAGATATAGCCTTAGAATTTGCGCTTCACTTTTCCAACGTTTCCTCGGATTCCAGTTTTTCTCCTGAATTTTCCTCCAGCAAACTGTCCGTTCTTTCCTCCCCTTACCTACCTCCCTCGAACTTGTCTTCTTCAGCTAGGTTTTTAGATTCTGATATATATCCATTCTTGAACTCCTCTTTGCACTCTCTGTAGTTAAAGGCAAAACCCCTGGGATTGATAAAATATCCTACCATATCATTAAACACCTCCCACCCTTCCTGCTATCCCGTCTAATTAATCTTTATAATAACATCCTTCGGACAGGCAACTATCCTCTGCTTTGGAAGACCAGCGCTGTCATTCCCATTTAAAACCTGGTAAGCCTCCCTGCGAAGTCAATAGTTATCGGCCTATATCCCTCCTGCCTTGCCTAGGAAAACTAATGGAGAAAATCATTGCTATCAGGCTATCCTGGTATGCGCAATCTCACAATCTTATTCACCATAACCAGTTTGCATTTAAGAAGGGGCTGGGGACGTTAGACGCTCTTCTGCATCTTGACCAATTTGTCTCTGATGCATTATCCCACAAAAATCATGTATCGATACTTTCACttgattttttgaaagcttttgatCGGATTGGTATACACGTGGTATTAAGGCAGCTTAGAAAATGGAAAGTCggctcacatatgtatatataactttgTTAAATCTTTTCTCTCTAAACGTAAAATTAGTGTACTTGTTTCTAATGTCCGATCCTCTATACTACCTCTTGATAATGGAACACCCCAAGGTTCCCCCCTTTCAGTCATACTTTTTATTATCgcatttgatgaaatcagtaCAATTTTATCTGTCTTCCCTAATATCAGTCACCAAATCTATGCTGATGATTTAGTATTATTTTCTAATGCCTCCGATTTGTCCGTTGTTACGTCTTCCTTTTCTAAAATCTTATCCCCCTTAATCCATTGGTCCGGTTCTTCGGGCACGTCAACTTCTTCCTCTAAATCTAAGTTATTACATATTTGCAAGAAACATCATTGTAATACACCCACACTTAccgttaataatataaatttaatctgTACAGATAGTTTTAAGTTCCTAGGCTTAATATTAGACTCTAAGTATTCATTTAAGCAACATTGTCAATATgtaagaacaagtaaggaagggctaagttcgggtgtcaccaaacattttatactctcgcatgataaagtgataatcgagatttcattatacgtcatttacatatttttcaaataccgtatttttgtaaagttttattccgctatcatcattggttcctaatgtattatacagaaaaggcatcagatggaattcaaaatagcgttatattggaagaaggcgcggttgtgaaccgatttcacccatatttcgtacatgtcatcagggtgttaaggaaatattatataccgaatttcattgaaatcggtgtagtagttcctgagatatgatttttaatccataagtgggcgaggccacgcccattttcaatttaaaaaaaaagcctgggtgcagcttccttctgcaatttcttccgtaaaatttagtgtttctgacgatttttgttagtcggttaacgcacttttagtgattttcaacataacctttgtatgggaggtgggcgtggttattatccgatttcttccatttttgaactgtatatggaaattcctaaagaaaacgactctgtagagtttggttgacatagctatagtagtttccgagatatgtgcaaaaacttagtagggggcggggccacgcccacttttccaaaaaaattacgtccaaatatgcccctctctaatgcgatcctttgtgccaaatttcacttaaatatctttatttatggcttagttatgacactttataggttttcggtttccgccattttgtgggcgtggcagtaggccgattttgcccatc comes from the Bactrocera neohumeralis isolate Rockhampton chromosome 2, APGP_CSIRO_Bneo_wtdbg2-racon-allhic-juicebox.fasta_v2, whole genome shotgun sequence genome and includes:
- the LOC126754133 gene encoding actin nucleation-promoting factor WASL gives rise to the protein MSATMRQQDGQVGSRPKMNASSDLLTKDENEVVFSLLGKKCQTLNTAVVQIYKTEGSAHSHWKKKHTGVVCFVKDSAKRSYFLRAYCLIKNEQIWEHELYDAMKMIKARPFLLTFEGQDGHVGLNFVSEEECDSFYRAVDTTIETRNRKKLEKRNRAKAQAAPNIPPPVNRDSTRPTPAISQTTTDSSVQLRNHPQKINSVTLTPGPNPVATSKNFLSSSFGLSGSSSGKDKKRKVTKADISTPTNFVHISHLGWDADKGFDITGNENDEVLTSFFAKAGVSENELKDRDTRAFIYDFIQSNNVLASVKSERVESPKSTAPAVPPPVPSRHQHHQNGSTVSQRTAPPPPPPARQPPPPVPTTVPGATRAPAPPTRPPPINVAPPPPAPPQTIVAAPATAPPPPPPPPPPPPPAITESPLTNTTDAPAVETKRPTATLPVVPDVRSALLESIRKGKTLKKVDTTALSTGSGDSHSDLMSEIRGGFELKPSHDRTPANRNSDDATGPAGSDALAVALRRALLERERVMQPSDDENDDSSGNDDEWED